A window of the Arenibacter algicola genome harbors these coding sequences:
- the cysD gene encoding sulfate adenylyltransferase subunit CysD, whose amino-acid sequence MEVLNNNALENEAIYILREVAAQFEKPVLLFSGGKDSITLVRLAQKAFYPAKIPFPLMHIDTGHNFPETIAFRDKLVKELGVELIVRNVQDSIDQGKVVEETGKYSSRNMLQTTTLLDAIEEFKFDACIGGARRDEEKARAKERIFSVRDDFGQWDEKNQRPELFDMLNGQIELGQNVRVFPISNWTELDVWSYIQKEEIEIPSIYFAHKRKIFLRDGFIWSAEDDVVFRAEDEKVEERMVRFRTVGDMSCTSAVLSHADTIEKVVGEIRESKISERGARIDDKRSEAAMEKRKQQGYF is encoded by the coding sequence TTGGAAGTATTGAACAATAATGCTTTGGAGAACGAAGCTATTTATATTTTAAGGGAAGTTGCGGCCCAGTTTGAAAAGCCTGTGTTGCTGTTTTCGGGGGGTAAGGATTCCATTACTTTGGTGAGATTGGCCCAGAAGGCCTTTTATCCGGCTAAGATACCTTTCCCTTTAATGCATATAGATACCGGACATAATTTTCCTGAGACCATTGCCTTTAGGGATAAATTGGTCAAGGAATTGGGAGTGGAGTTAATTGTACGTAATGTTCAAGATTCCATAGATCAAGGAAAAGTGGTCGAGGAAACGGGTAAATACTCCAGTAGGAATATGTTGCAGACCACCACTTTGTTGGATGCCATTGAGGAATTTAAATTTGATGCCTGTATTGGTGGAGCAAGAAGGGATGAGGAAAAGGCACGTGCCAAAGAACGTATCTTCTCCGTTCGTGACGATTTTGGTCAGTGGGATGAGAAAAATCAGCGTCCAGAATTGTTCGACATGTTGAACGGTCAGATTGAGTTGGGACAGAACGTAAGGGTTTTTCCAATTAGTAACTGGACGGAATTGGATGTTTGGAGCTATATCCAAAAAGAGGAAATAGAAATACCTTCCATCTATTTTGCCCATAAGAGAAAGATATTCCTAAGGGACGGATTTATATGGTCGGCAGAAGATGATGTGGTTTTCCGTGCTGAAGATGAAAAAGTGGAGGAACGTATGGTTCGTTTTAGAACTGTAGGGGATATGAGTTGTACTTCCGCGGTGCTTTCCCATGCAGATACCATTGAAAAGGTAGTAGGGGAAATTAGGGAATCCAAGATATCCGAAAGGGGAGCAAGGATAGACGACAAGCGTTCCGAAGCCGCAATGGAGAAAAGAAAACAACAAGGATACTTTTAA
- a CDS encoding phosphoadenosine phosphosulfate reductase domain-containing protein, translating to MAYTEEQIHKLNQQFKGIPPEEIISWAIQSAKNPLVTTNFRPYEVAILHAVTDVSPHIPVVWCDTGYNTPNTYKHAEELIARLHLNVKLYVPKQTSSHRDAIMGIPGIDDPRHQLFTEQVKLEPFRRAMEEHKPDVWFTNLRQGQTALRDSLDILSLSRDGVLKVSPFYHYSDSQLDAYLKDRNLPNEHKYFDPTKVLENRECGLHT from the coding sequence ATGGCATATACAGAGGAGCAAATACACAAATTAAATCAACAATTTAAAGGTATACCACCAGAAGAAATAATTTCCTGGGCAATACAGTCTGCCAAGAATCCATTGGTAACCACAAATTTCCGTCCATATGAAGTGGCTATTTTGCATGCGGTGACGGATGTATCCCCTCATATCCCTGTTGTTTGGTGCGATACTGGTTATAATACGCCCAATACCTACAAGCATGCCGAAGAGCTGATTGCAAGATTACATTTGAATGTAAAATTATATGTACCCAAACAAACTTCCTCTCATAGGGATGCCATAATGGGAATTCCTGGGATTGATGATCCAAGGCATCAGCTTTTTACGGAGCAGGTGAAATTGGAGCCGTTTAGAAGGGCTATGGAGGAGCATAAGCCAGATGTTTGGTTTACGAACCTAAGACAAGGTCAAACAGCTTTGAGGGATTCTTTGGATATTCTAAGTTTAAGTAGGGACGGGGTTTTGAAGGTGAGTCCTTTTTACCATTATAGCGATAGTCAGTTGGATGCCTACCTCAAGGATAGGAATTTGCCCAATGAACATAAATATTTTGACCCCACCAAGGTTTTGGAAAACCGGGAATGTGGATTACATACCTAA
- a CDS encoding DUF2061 domain-containing protein has product MIAEQLIANNNSSTVTKSYKADKTSENPKRSIAKSISWRIIGTLDTILISWIVTGTLSVAFSIGVVELFTKMLLYFFHERIWNKINWGK; this is encoded by the coding sequence ATGATTGCTGAACAATTAATTGCAAATAATAACTCAAGTACTGTCACTAAAAGCTATAAGGCGGATAAGACTTCCGAAAATCCTAAAAGGAGTATTGCCAAATCTATTAGTTGGAGAATTATTGGAACCTTGGATACCATTCTTATTTCTTGGATCGTTACCGGGACATTGTCAGTTGCATTTTCAATAGGTGTTGTAGAGTTGTTTACCAAGATGTTGTTGTATTTCTTTCATGAAAGAATCTGGAACAAGATTAATTGGGGAAAATAA
- a CDS encoding RrF2 family transcriptional regulator: protein MLSKKTKYGLKALTFLAAQKGRSPVQISEIAKHENISQKFLESILLTLRKTGLLGSKKGKGGGYYLIKEPKDIPITTVMRVLEGPIAMVPCVSLNFYEKCEDCPDEASCSVHKLMLQVRDSTLEVFKNNTLADLVP, encoded by the coding sequence ATGCTTTCCAAAAAGACAAAATACGGATTAAAGGCGCTGACCTTCTTGGCGGCACAAAAAGGACGTTCCCCTGTTCAGATTTCTGAAATAGCCAAACATGAGAACATTTCCCAAAAGTTTCTGGAGAGTATTCTTCTCACTTTGAGAAAAACAGGACTTCTCGGTTCCAAAAAAGGAAAAGGTGGAGGCTATTACCTTATTAAGGAACCCAAGGATATTCCAATTACTACGGTCATGAGGGTGCTGGAAGGTCCTATCGCTATGGTTCCCTGTGTAAGTTTAAACTTCTACGAGAAATGTGAGGACTGTCCCGATGAGGCCAGCTGTTCCGTACATAAATTGATGCTACAGGTCAGGGACAGTACCCTTGAGGTCTTTAAGAACAATACGCTTGCCGATCTGGTACCCTAG
- a CDS encoding trans-sulfuration enzyme family protein yields the protein MKKNFKFETEAIRTQTERTQFLEHSTPMYLTSSFIFEDAEDMRASFAEEKERNIYSRYSNPNSSEFIEKVCKMEGAEDGFAFASGMAAVFSTFAALLDSGDHIISSRSIFGSTHSLFTQFFPKWNVSTSYFKIDELDKLEELVTPKTKIIYAETPTNPGVDVLDLEELGKFAKKHNLIYIIDNCFASPYLQQPIKYGADLVIHSGTKLMDGQGRVLAGITVGNKALIDKVYRFSRITGPSLSPFNAWVLSKSLETLALRVDKHCDNALRLAEFLEGNPKVNWVKYPFLKSHPKYEVAKKQMKAGGCVVAFEVKGGVEAGQKFFNAIKMLSLSANLGDSRSIVTHPASTTHSKLSVEERMASGITDGMVRVSVGLEHIDDIIADIEQALG from the coding sequence ATGAAGAAGAATTTTAAATTTGAAACGGAAGCTATACGCACCCAAACAGAGCGCACCCAATTTTTGGAGCATTCCACACCTATGTATTTAACCTCTAGTTTTATCTTCGAGGATGCGGAAGATATGAGGGCTTCCTTCGCGGAGGAAAAGGAACGCAATATTTATTCAAGATATAGCAATCCCAATTCTTCCGAGTTTATAGAAAAGGTTTGCAAGATGGAAGGGGCCGAGGATGGTTTTGCCTTTGCATCGGGTATGGCGGCGGTGTTTTCCACTTTTGCTGCTCTGTTGGACAGTGGGGACCATATCATTTCTTCTAGAAGTATATTTGGGTCTACCCATAGTCTGTTTACTCAATTTTTTCCAAAATGGAATGTTTCAACCAGCTACTTCAAGATAGATGAGTTGGATAAATTGGAGGAATTGGTCACTCCTAAAACTAAAATTATCTATGCGGAAACTCCAACCAATCCTGGAGTGGATGTTTTGGACCTGGAGGAATTGGGCAAGTTTGCCAAAAAACACAATTTGATCTATATAATAGATAATTGTTTTGCTTCGCCCTATTTACAGCAACCTATTAAGTATGGGGCCGATTTAGTCATCCATTCTGGAACAAAATTAATGGATGGTCAAGGAAGGGTTTTGGCCGGTATTACAGTTGGTAACAAAGCTTTAATAGATAAAGTGTATCGTTTTTCCAGGATCACAGGTCCTTCTTTATCTCCGTTTAATGCCTGGGTGCTATCCAAAAGTTTGGAGACTTTGGCATTGCGCGTAGATAAACATTGTGACAATGCACTGAGGCTGGCCGAATTCCTGGAAGGTAACCCCAAGGTTAATTGGGTGAAATATCCCTTTTTAAAATCACATCCCAAATACGAAGTGGCCAAGAAACAGATGAAGGCAGGGGGCTGTGTTGTAGCTTTTGAAGTAAAGGGAGGGGTTGAAGCCGGACAAAAATTCTTCAATGCTATAAAAATGTTGTCATTGTCCGCTAATTTAGGGGACTCAAGAAGTATAGTCACACACCCTGCGTCTACAACGCATAGTAAATTGTCCGTGGAGGAAAGAATGGCATCCGGAATAACGGATGGTATGGTACGGGTTTCGGTAGGCTTGGAGCATATAGATGATATCATTGCGGATATTGAACAAGCACTGGGATAG
- a CDS encoding GIY-YIG nuclease family protein translates to MRGFLYILECSDGSYYCGSTVDLDKRLKEHNTGKGANHTKKRLPVRLVYVEEYDRIDKAFYREKQIQGWSRDKKEVLISGDLAKLNGLAECKNETHFKYYIEEKNKS, encoded by the coding sequence GTGAGAGGTTTCCTCTACATATTGGAATGCTCAGATGGGAGTTATTATTGTGGTAGTACGGTAGATTTGGACAAAAGGTTGAAGGAACACAATACAGGGAAAGGTGCTAACCATACTAAGAAGAGACTTCCTGTTAGGTTGGTTTACGTAGAGGAATATGATAGGATTGATAAAGCATTTTATCGTGAAAAGCAAATCCAAGGTTGGAGTCGTGACAAAAAAGAGGTGTTGATAAGCGGGGATTTGGCTAAATTAAATGGCCTTGCCGAATGTAAAAATGAAACCCACTTTAAGTATTATATTGAAGAGAAGAACAAGTCGTAA
- a CDS encoding IS110 family RNA-guided transposase, whose product MKIKDVIGIDASKLTLDCCLHKSGAQEVFENTPEAIVFLVDWSIKISGLAKNELLFVFEHTGLYTHQLVRYLSEQGYYFLLVPGLEIKRSLGIARGKDDRADAKRIALYGYRIREEARPYQMPKESLISLKRLMSMRRKLVSQRAGHIATLGEQIRVLNNDLGPILLQVQRDIIGVLDVQITKIEKELDRLIEQDPELQIIYRLLVSIKGIGAVTARFMIVHTVGFTAFKSWRKFASYCGIAPFPNRSGTSIRGRTKVSQLANKEGKTLLNLCAGSAIQCNPEMKAYYTRRIDAGKNKMSTLNIIRNKLLARAFAVVVRGTPYVNTMGYIS is encoded by the coding sequence ATGAAAATAAAAGATGTAATCGGTATCGATGCCAGTAAATTGACACTGGATTGTTGCCTTCACAAAAGTGGGGCCCAAGAGGTTTTTGAAAATACTCCCGAAGCTATCGTGTTTTTGGTGGATTGGTCTATAAAAATTAGTGGCCTGGCCAAAAATGAGCTTTTGTTCGTTTTTGAGCACACGGGCCTTTACACCCATCAACTTGTCCGTTATCTGAGCGAACAGGGCTATTACTTTCTCTTGGTCCCTGGGCTGGAGATCAAACGGTCCCTGGGCATTGCCAGGGGGAAGGATGATAGAGCGGATGCAAAACGTATCGCCCTTTACGGATATCGCATCCGGGAAGAGGCAAGGCCCTATCAAATGCCAAAGGAATCTTTGATAAGCCTGAAACGGTTGATGTCCATGCGCAGAAAACTGGTTTCACAGCGCGCAGGGCATATTGCCACTCTAGGGGAACAAATAAGAGTGCTGAACAATGATCTGGGGCCCATATTGCTACAGGTACAGCGCGATATTATCGGGGTACTGGATGTGCAGATAACCAAAATAGAAAAAGAACTCGATAGGCTTATCGAGCAGGATCCAGAACTGCAGATTATATATCGGTTATTGGTCAGCATCAAGGGCATCGGAGCGGTAACGGCCCGGTTCATGATCGTTCATACCGTTGGCTTCACAGCTTTTAAATCGTGGAGGAAATTCGCCTCCTATTGTGGCATTGCCCCTTTTCCCAACAGATCGGGGACCAGTATAAGGGGAAGGACCAAGGTAAGCCAACTGGCCAATAAGGAAGGCAAGACATTGCTGAATCTTTGCGCCGGTTCCGCCATTCAATGTAATCCAGAGATGAAGGCCTATTATACCCGAAGAATAGATGCGGGAAAAAATAAAATGAGTACCCTGAATATAATAAGAAACAAATTATTGGCCAGGGCATTTGCAGTAGTGGTAAGAGGGACACCGTATGTCAACACCATGGGGTATATATCCTGA
- the thrA gene encoding bifunctional aspartate kinase/homoserine dehydrogenase I, whose protein sequence is MLHHLSINKYVTYSGKTLDINLSYELFGQPLHSAPIIMVNHALTGNSNVAGENGWWTTLIGEGKCIDTKKYTILCFNIPGNGYDGFVIDNYKDFVAKDIAKIFLLGLEALKISKLYALIGGSLGGGIAWEMAAIDPHLTEHLIPVASDWKSTDWLIANCQIQEQFLVNSKQPVHDARMHAMLCYRTPESFKERFKRSTNEELKVFNVESWLTHHGKKLQERFQLSAYKLMNQLLKTIDINRNGEEAFINLQNSDTNIHIIGVDSDLFFTAQENKDTFKKLAQANSNVTYGEIHSLHGHDAFLIEFNQMEELLKGVFERNGRSKKVKVLKFGGKSLANGEGLDTVLQIITDKVTDGENIAVVVSARNKATDELEAMLDKAAKGLDYVKDFEEFEKYQQHAYGNVNLSEEFKGLVKLFEGVALLGDYSPKIKDQVLAFGELLSAKLVTKLLIGRGVNAKFIDSRQLIKTDSNFGDAKVLETLSKENVKSEFGKLDLDAVVVTTGFIASNELNETTTLGRNGSNYSAALLANYLNAEELQNYTHVDGIFTANPDLVTEAKRISELSYSEANELANFGTNILHAKTIIPLIEKNIPLRILNTFNNDNEGTLISAKTSKEGIKSLSVIENMALINLEGRGLLGKVGVDARIFRTMGNNNISVSIISQGSSERGIGLVVDAKNAALAKSSLEEEFQTDFKLQDINNITVIDQVSVISIVGQDLSTFHKPFNALIKNQVVPLLFNNTVSGKNVSLVVKKSDLHKALNVVHGQIFGISKKVNLAIFGHGNVGGTLIDQILKSNKTIEKRKGIHINVFAVANSKKVLLNKNGISKNWKSSMEKKAVPYELDDIFKYAKDNHLENLIAVDNTANEEFVASYFDFVDNGFDLVSSNKIANTLRFDYYQLLREELAKHQKQYLYETNVGAGLPLIDTIKLLHLSGENITRIKGVFSGSLSYIFNTFSEKDALFSEILKEAMDLGYTEPDPREDLSGNDVGRKLLILARELDLSNEFSDILIENLIPESLQDGDVKGFLERLDILDEKFSKIKNSQKPDHVLRYVGDLSGDLQKEKGKLEVKLISVPKESALGQIKGSDSIIEIYTESYGQHPLVIQGAGAGAAVTARGVFGDILRIAEKG, encoded by the coding sequence ATGTTACATCATCTTTCAATAAATAAATACGTTACCTATAGCGGCAAAACCTTGGATATTAATTTGTCCTACGAGCTCTTTGGCCAACCCTTGCATTCCGCACCAATTATAATGGTGAACCATGCCCTTACAGGTAATTCCAATGTGGCAGGCGAAAATGGCTGGTGGACAACCTTGATAGGAGAGGGCAAATGTATAGATACCAAGAAATACACCATTCTTTGCTTTAATATACCAGGAAATGGGTACGACGGTTTTGTAATAGATAATTATAAGGATTTTGTTGCCAAGGACATAGCCAAGATTTTCCTTCTGGGACTGGAGGCCTTAAAAATAAGTAAGTTATATGCACTTATAGGTGGTTCTTTAGGTGGGGGTATCGCGTGGGAAATGGCGGCTATTGATCCTCACTTAACTGAGCATCTAATTCCGGTAGCATCTGATTGGAAGTCTACGGACTGGCTTATTGCCAATTGCCAGATTCAGGAGCAGTTTTTGGTGAACTCCAAGCAGCCCGTACATGATGCGCGTATGCATGCAATGCTATGTTATAGGACACCGGAATCCTTTAAGGAGCGTTTTAAAAGAAGCACCAACGAGGAACTTAAAGTCTTTAATGTAGAGAGTTGGCTAACGCACCATGGTAAAAAATTACAGGAACGTTTTCAATTGTCGGCCTATAAACTAATGAATCAACTGTTGAAGACTATTGATATCAATAGAAATGGGGAAGAGGCATTCATTAATCTTCAGAATAGTGATACCAATATCCATATCATTGGAGTAGATTCCGACCTTTTTTTTACTGCCCAGGAAAACAAGGATACCTTTAAGAAATTGGCCCAGGCCAACAGCAATGTCACTTATGGGGAAATACATTCCCTGCACGGGCACGATGCCTTCTTGATCGAATTCAATCAAATGGAGGAGTTGCTAAAGGGAGTTTTTGAGCGTAATGGAAGATCTAAAAAAGTCAAGGTCCTTAAATTTGGTGGCAAGTCATTGGCCAATGGAGAGGGCTTGGATACTGTACTTCAGATAATAACCGACAAGGTTACTGATGGTGAGAATATTGCCGTAGTGGTTTCTGCCAGGAACAAGGCTACGGACGAATTGGAAGCGATGCTGGACAAAGCGGCCAAGGGGTTGGATTATGTAAAGGATTTTGAAGAATTTGAAAAATATCAACAACACGCTTACGGTAATGTAAATCTCTCAGAGGAATTTAAGGGATTGGTAAAGTTATTTGAAGGTGTGGCATTGTTGGGAGATTATAGCCCTAAAATAAAAGATCAGGTTTTAGCTTTTGGAGAGTTGCTTTCGGCAAAATTGGTGACCAAATTACTAATTGGTAGAGGTGTCAATGCCAAGTTTATTGATTCCAGACAGCTCATTAAAACAGATTCCAACTTTGGGGACGCCAAAGTCTTGGAGACCCTGTCCAAGGAAAATGTAAAAAGTGAGTTTGGGAAATTGGATCTGGATGCCGTAGTTGTCACTACTGGTTTTATTGCATCCAATGAACTTAACGAAACAACCACCTTGGGTAGAAACGGAAGTAATTATTCCGCCGCCTTATTGGCCAATTACCTCAATGCCGAAGAGTTGCAGAACTATACCCATGTAGATGGTATATTTACGGCCAACCCTGATTTGGTTACAGAGGCCAAAAGAATTTCTGAACTTTCCTATAGTGAGGCCAATGAGTTGGCAAATTTTGGAACCAACATTCTGCATGCGAAGACTATTATTCCATTAATAGAAAAGAATATTCCACTGCGGATCCTAAATACCTTCAATAACGATAACGAGGGCACCTTGATCAGTGCCAAGACCAGTAAGGAAGGTATAAAATCCTTGTCCGTTATTGAAAATATGGCCTTGATCAATTTGGAAGGGCGCGGTTTATTGGGCAAGGTAGGGGTAGATGCCCGTATCTTTAGGACAATGGGCAATAATAACATAAGTGTTAGTATTATTTCCCAGGGGTCATCGGAAAGAGGTATTGGTTTGGTGGTCGACGCTAAAAATGCCGCTTTGGCCAAATCTTCTTTGGAAGAGGAATTTCAGACCGATTTCAAGCTACAGGATATAAACAATATTACCGTTATAGATCAAGTATCCGTTATTTCTATCGTAGGACAGGACTTGAGTACTTTTCACAAGCCTTTCAATGCGCTTATTAAAAACCAAGTGGTTCCCTTGTTGTTCAACAATACCGTTTCGGGAAAAAATGTGAGTCTGGTGGTAAAGAAATCAGATTTGCACAAGGCACTAAATGTAGTACACGGGCAGATATTTGGTATAAGCAAAAAAGTAAATTTGGCCATTTTTGGTCATGGAAATGTGGGGGGGACCCTCATTGATCAAATTCTTAAATCGAACAAAACCATCGAAAAAAGAAAGGGCATCCATATCAATGTTTTTGCAGTGGCCAATTCTAAAAAGGTGCTTTTGAATAAAAACGGCATTTCCAAAAATTGGAAAAGCTCCATGGAAAAAAAGGCAGTACCTTACGAGTTAGACGATATATTTAAATATGCCAAGGACAATCATTTGGAGAACCTTATTGCGGTAGACAATACTGCCAATGAAGAATTTGTGGCCTCTTATTTTGATTTTGTGGACAATGGTTTCGACTTGGTGTCGTCCAATAAGATTGCCAATACCTTGCGCTTTGATTATTATCAGCTGCTGAGGGAGGAACTGGCCAAGCATCAAAAGCAATATTTATATGAAACTAATGTAGGTGCGGGATTGCCGTTGATAGACACTATTAAATTGTTACATCTTTCAGGAGAGAATATTACAAGGATAAAAGGGGTGTTCTCTGGATCCTTAAGCTATATCTTCAACACTTTTTCGGAAAAGGATGCCTTGTTCTCGGAAATTTTGAAAGAAGCCATGGATTTGGGGTATACAGAACCGGATCCACGCGAAGACCTTTCCGGCAATGATGTGGGCAGGAAATTATTGATTTTGGCCAGGGAGCTGGATCTTAGCAATGAGTTTTCGGACATTCTCATTGAAAATTTAATCCCGGAATCTTTGCAGGATGGTGATGTAAAGGGCTTTTTGGAGCGATTGGATATCTTGGATGAAAAGTTTAGCAAGATAAAGAATTCACAAAAACCAGATCATGTTCTGCGTTATGTAGGGGATCTATCCGGTGACCTACAGAAGGAAAAAGGGAAATTGGAGGTAAAGTTGATTTCGGTTCCCAAAGAAAGCGCGCTCGGACAGATAAAGGGGTCCGATTCCATCATTGAAATATATACGGAGTCTTATGGGCAGCATCCATTGGTTATACAAGGCGCAGGTGCTGGAGCTGCGGTAACTGCCAGAGGTGTTTTTGGGGATATATTGCGTATTGCGGAAAAAGGATAA
- a CDS encoding O-acetylhomoserine aminocarboxypropyltransferase/cysteine synthase family protein — MSTQKFSTNALHAGHDTKLTAGTRAVPIYQNTAYVFNNTDHAANLFNLSEPGFIYTRLNNPTNDILEQRLAALEGGLASVVTASGTAAISTALLVLLKTGDHIVASSSLYGGTYNLLAVTLPRLGITTTFVEPGDEENFANAIQENTRAIFVESLGNPKLDVLDLKTISEVAKKAKIPFIVDNTVATSALIKPIEHGANIVIHSLTKYINGNGTSMGGVIVDAGTFDWSSGKFPEFTEPSPGYHGLVYHDVLGAAAFIAKVRIEGLRDLGAALSPFNAFQIIQGLETLELRIKKHSENALELAKWLQDRKEVAWVNYPGLSTSPYYSLAKKYLPKGQSGIVTFGVKGGYDSAKKVVDETKLFSLLANIGDTKSLIIHPASTTHQQLDDEAQQATGVTKDLIRLCVGLEDIEDIKADLVQAFSVIDKSVLA, encoded by the coding sequence ATGAGTACTCAAAAATTTTCAACAAACGCTTTGCATGCAGGACATGACACAAAATTAACAGCTGGCACCAGGGCAGTGCCTATTTATCAGAATACCGCCTATGTGTTTAATAATACGGACCATGCGGCCAATCTTTTTAATTTATCGGAGCCTGGCTTTATTTACACCAGGCTGAACAACCCTACCAATGACATTTTAGAGCAGCGTTTGGCGGCTTTGGAAGGTGGACTGGCCAGTGTGGTAACGGCATCTGGTACGGCAGCTATTTCTACCGCTCTATTGGTTTTGCTTAAAACCGGGGATCATATTGTGGCTTCCAGCAGTCTTTATGGAGGTACCTATAATCTTTTGGCGGTGACTTTACCTAGATTGGGTATCACAACCACCTTTGTTGAGCCAGGGGACGAGGAGAACTTTGCCAATGCCATTCAGGAAAATACAAGAGCTATTTTTGTGGAATCCCTTGGGAATCCAAAATTGGACGTGCTGGATTTGAAGACAATATCAGAAGTGGCCAAAAAAGCCAAAATACCATTTATTGTGGATAACACGGTAGCTACAAGTGCTTTGATAAAACCAATTGAACACGGGGCAAATATTGTAATACATTCACTTACAAAATATATCAATGGTAATGGAACTTCTATGGGGGGTGTCATTGTAGATGCAGGTACTTTCGATTGGAGCAGTGGTAAATTCCCTGAGTTTACGGAGCCATCTCCAGGATACCACGGTTTGGTTTATCACGATGTCTTGGGTGCTGCAGCCTTTATTGCAAAAGTGAGAATTGAAGGTTTAAGGGATCTTGGTGCTGCCTTGAGCCCATTTAATGCCTTTCAAATTATTCAAGGTTTGGAAACCTTGGAACTTCGTATCAAGAAACACAGTGAAAATGCTTTGGAATTGGCTAAATGGTTACAGGATAGAAAAGAAGTGGCATGGGTAAACTATCCAGGCCTTTCAACCAGTCCGTATTATTCCTTGGCCAAAAAATACCTTCCAAAAGGACAAAGTGGAATAGTGACCTTCGGAGTTAAGGGTGGATACGATTCGGCCAAAAAGGTGGTAGATGAAACCAAGCTATTTTCCCTATTGGCAAATATTGGGGATACCAAGTCCTTAATTATTCACCCTGCCAGTACAACGCACCAACAGTTGGATGATGAAGCCCAACAAGCTACAGGAGTAACCAAAGATCTAATACGATTATGTGTGGGGTTGGAGGATATTGAAGATATAAAAGCGGATTTGGTGCAGGCATTTTCGGTCATTGATAAATCTGTTTTAGCATAA